The Sorex araneus isolate mSorAra2 chromosome 7, mSorAra2.pri, whole genome shotgun sequence nucleotide sequence CTGCGTTGGCACAGGCGTTGTGCTTATTTTGTTGTAAGTGGTTCCAGTATTTTATCAGTTCGCTAGGCTGGAACTGATGAGAGGTAATTAGGTGACTGTATTTACAGCTTGAGTAAGAAACTCGCCAGTGATTGAATACGAACTCATTGGGAGGGGGCACAGGATCAATCCTCAGTTTGGCAAGACAGATCCCCACATAGACATCTTCCAAGTGCAAACGACGGATGCTTAAAGACACTTTAAATATCTTTTCTGCCAGATCTCCAGAAAAAACATAACCGGTCCCGGAGCAGAAGACAGGGTAGCGCTCACTTGGGTAGAGTTCTGGTGGCATGTACCACTTACTGTCTTTGTTGCGATTGGGTGCGTATCCTCTCATTAAGTAGCCAGTAAAGTAGTTATGTCTGGGAGGCAGGTCTGGCTTCAATaatttatgtattaaatattCAGTGTTAACAAACATGTCACTATCAGTTTTCATAACATAGGGAACATGTGGACAATACGTTGCAACCCAGTTCATGCCCATTAGTGTTTTAATGGTCAAATTATAGTATGTATCTAAATATTCCTGTTGAATTATATCATGGTATTGTCTGCTTTCTTCCAGTATTGCACGTTGAAGGTAGCCATTTAGCTTAACACTTAGGCCCAACAAAAAAATTCGTGTAATTGGGATACCAGCGGCTAGAGTTTCATTGCCCCAGGTCTGTCGGATCGCTCTTCTCGCTTCTATTTGTCCAGGTTCTGCAGCTATCAGTAGGATTAAAAAGGGATTTTTCACCTGACATTTGTCAGGTTCATTGATGATGTATTTGAAATGGTAAGAATGTGGATGTCCAGTACCTTTTTCATTGTAAATGCTTCCATTGGCACTAAGTGTGTTCTCTAGTCCTGTAACTCCTTGTGGTGACAGGTCTGTGTTGTTGGAGTTAGTTGCTGTTTGAGGCCTCAGTGTTTGAGGGACTGTTTCTTTCCAAATGTTCCGAAGAGAGCTGTGATTTGTCTCACTTTTTGTTGACCGAAATCCACGGAAAGTGTATGTCACAGGGTTTTCTTTGAATCCAGCCCTGCCTGGCAGCCAGTCGTGGTGattgaaaaacagaaacacagCAAAAAGAAACACCAGAGAAAGTACACCTATAAGATGAGTACGAAACAGAGACCTCTTGACATTCCAGCTCATCTTCACAAAGCAGCAGTATCTTCTCCTCCACTGAAGCATGTTGTAAATAGCCAGTAATGAGATTGCGCTGTTGGTGGCTGAAGATGTGTTTCTCCTCCTAAACTAATGCTCTCCTCTGGTAATCATATTCCAGTTCGGTCCTCATGGTATCCTCTGCAAGTCATTCTGTAAAGATGAAACATAAAAGTTTACAAAACGCAGTCATTCTATAAAGGTGAAGCATAAAAGTTTACAAAATTCTTGGTGTTAAAAAACTGCCTGAAAGAAACTTTGGGTGCTAATAAAATTAGGGCaaataagaactttttaaaactgtgaaaatgcagaaacaaagtttataatttgttttcccttggcAACATAGCATCTCTGAAAGCAGAGTAGACTTTGTAGAATAAGTACCTTAATGAGAAGTGATGGATTTCTTTcactccttgttactgttttattatCTCTGGTTATCTGTACTTTTGACCCAGATTAAAGATTTAAaagttgtatgtatgtatgtagaaGAGGAAAAATGTTGGTCGATTTCCTGTGAGAGGCCCTGTAAGAAGGCTTGTGAGCAGATGGAAAATTTATTGGTATTAATTAAAATTGATTTGACATAGCTTTGGTGGTATGGTGCGCAGTGAGAAGCCTTTTTTGTAAAATGGTCATGTACCAGTTGTGGGACAGACGGTGCAAGGTTGATTATGG carries:
- the B3GALT2 gene encoding beta-1,3-galactosyltransferase 2, with the protein product MLQWRRRYCCFVKMSWNVKRSLFRTHLIGVLSLVFLFAVFLFFNHHDWLPGRAGFKENPVTYTFRGFRSTKSETNHSSLRNIWKETVPQTLRPQTATNSNNTDLSPQGVTGLENTLSANGSIYNEKGTGHPHSYHFKYIINEPDKCQVKNPFLILLIAAEPGQIEARRAIRQTWGNETLAAGIPITRIFLLGLSVKLNGYLQRAILEESRQYHDIIQQEYLDTYYNLTIKTLMGMNWVATYCPHVPYVMKTDSDMFVNTEYLIHKLLKPDLPPRHNYFTGYLMRGYAPNRNKDSKWYMPPELYPSERYPVFCSGTGYVFSGDLAEKIFKVSLSIRRLHLEDVYVGICLAKLRIDPVPPPNEFVFNHWRVSYSSCKYSHLITSHQFQPSELIKYWNHLQQNKHNACANAAKEKAGRYRHRKLH